Proteins encoded in a region of the Mycolicibacterium neoaurum genome:
- the nrdF gene encoding class 1b ribonucleoside-diphosphate reductase subunit beta: MKLIDRVSAINWNRLQDDKDAEVWERLTGNFWLPEKVPVSNDIPSWGTLNDHEKQLTMRVFTGLTLLDTIQGTVGAVSLIPDALTPHEEAVYTNIAFMESVHAKSYSNIFSTLCSTAEIDEAFRWSEENPNLQRKAQIVMDFYKGDDPLKRKVASTLLESFLFYSGFYLPMYWSSRAKLTNTADMIRLIIRDEAVHGYYIGYKYQKGLAAETETRKQELKDYTYELLFELYDNETEYTQDLYDGVGLTEDVKKFLRYNANKALMNLGYEALFPKDETDVNPAILSALSPNADENHDFFSGSGSSYVIGKAVVTEDEDWDF, encoded by the coding sequence ATCAAGCTGATCGACCGTGTCTCGGCCATCAACTGGAACCGCCTGCAAGACGACAAGGACGCCGAGGTCTGGGAGCGACTCACCGGCAATTTCTGGCTTCCCGAGAAGGTGCCGGTGTCCAACGACATCCCGTCCTGGGGCACGCTCAACGACCACGAGAAGCAGCTCACCATGCGGGTCTTCACCGGATTGACCCTGCTGGACACCATCCAGGGCACCGTCGGCGCGGTCAGCCTGATTCCCGATGCGCTCACCCCGCACGAAGAGGCGGTCTACACCAATATCGCGTTCATGGAGTCGGTGCACGCCAAGAGCTACAGCAACATCTTCTCCACGCTGTGCTCGACGGCCGAGATCGACGAGGCCTTCCGCTGGTCGGAGGAGAATCCGAACCTGCAGCGCAAGGCGCAGATCGTGATGGATTTCTACAAGGGTGACGACCCGCTCAAGCGCAAGGTCGCCTCCACTCTGCTGGAGAGCTTCCTGTTCTACTCCGGCTTCTACCTGCCGATGTACTGGTCCAGCCGGGCCAAGCTGACCAACACCGCCGACATGATCCGGCTGATCATCCGCGACGAGGCCGTGCACGGCTACTACATCGGCTACAAGTACCAGAAGGGTCTTGCCGCCGAGACCGAGACGCGTAAGCAGGAACTCAAGGATTACACCTACGAGTTGCTCTTCGAGCTCTACGACAACGAGACCGAGTACACCCAGGATCTCTACGACGGGGTCGGGCTCACCGAGGACGTCAAGAAGTTCTTGCGCTACAACGCCAACAAGGCCTTGATGAACCTGGGTTACGAGGCGCTGTTCCCCAAGGACGAGACCGATGTCAACCCGGCCATCCTGTCGGCTCTGAGCCCCAATGCCGACGAGAACCACGACTTCTTCTCGGGCTCGGGGTCGAGCTACGTGATCGGCAAGGCCGTGGTCACCGAGGACGAGGACTGGGACTTCTAA